AGAGAATGATTGTGCAAGAAACAAAATGTAAGCAACAAAAGGTTATCTTATGTAAGCAATTAATTTGCACCAAAAGGTCATCTTTAATGATAGAGCTCTTTGGCATCTTCCTCATGACCCTTAGAGTAAGAGATGTAAGCAAACACATGCTGCTGAATGCATGTCATCAGTTCCACCAAGTCCCAACATGCACCACCCCAAAAAGGAAGCACTGAAAGACATTGCAATTTCAAATTCATTCCTAACCTAAGATCTTTAGTCCCAGAATCCAATTGTTCTTCAAAACCTCAATAACAGTGGGATGGTCTGTGGGGAACCAAAGGCAGTGCCTGGACTGTCAAAATTCCCGGCAAGGTGCCTTATGCTGTAGGCTGCTGTAATCTTTTTTCGCAAACGTGCAGGGGAGCTGCACATGACTATCtcaaagaggaaaagagtaggaAACCCTTACAAACACACACGTTCACCCACACCAATGTTACAGAGATTACAAGCACGCCTTGGCTACAGAAAAATATAAGCGGCCTTAACCTAGGAGGCTGTTGTTATCTCATCACAGAGACAACAATGTGACTCATCATCCCCAGTAAATGTGGTTACCAAGCATCCAATATAACCCAATGTGTTTCCTGAACCGACATtgcaacctcaaataagtaaCATACATCGTATATCCTACCACTTCTGATATCATACCAATATCTTTTGCCTATTGTATATTTATAGTACAAATAATGACTATTTTAAACTCAGCCTGCGAGGGGCAAGCCGGCCCCCAAGCATTAATGTAAGAAGAAAATCTTCTCATGCAGATCGAGAAAAACCCCTGAACCCCTGCCCCACTCTTACTTTGGCGTGGCCTGTGTGAGAGCAGGCCAGACCTCCATGTACTTTGGCGTGGTGGCAGGCGAGGGAATTTATTTAACCCCAGCCTGAAATTCACTCCCATGGGGAGTCCAACTCAGGACCTAGGGAGGTGCTACTTGAGCCCTCTAACCAAATCAGCTAGAGGGTCGTTCGCAAATAATGACTATCGCATGCAAACAATCAGTATAGTCCAAGTATATTATTCTCAACGTAATAAACACCTATAACGGTCATGGTCTCATGGGTAACCTATCGAAAATGTAAAGGTAAAACTTCAGCATTTTAAATTCTTGCACTTAATAAAGTATAATGTCGAGACTGGACTATCTAAAACAATCCTATCTTCAATAGGACAGAAGTGGAAGATAAGTGACAGCAAGCCAAAACATCACCTCCTCATGCCCTTGAAAACCACTGGGAACAATCAAATCGATTAGCAGTTTtttttccatcacatcatcgCAATGAATGAAGAGGTACAGGCAGAACCATATACTGAGAGATTCCAGAAAACTAAAACTGTGCATACTCCATATGCTTAAATATTCGAAGTGACAGGTAAGCTCATATCCTTTAAAGCCCACTCAGGGATGACAGGCAACTTCAGACACCATAGCAGAGAGAAAAGGACAAACCGACAGGAATAACTAAATGCACACTTTCCTCACATCAAACTAGCACATTGGTTTTCAAAGGTCCAAACTGATCCAGAGCACACGTACATAATAACGCACTAGCTTGATCCATGACAGACCACAAAACCACTAATTTGGCTAGGGAAAGGAATATTACAACTTAGCACAGATTGGTAAATCAGAATCTACATAACTAAGCATTGCATGGCGAAAATAACATAGCATAGCCTATCAAGATCTCAACTTCCCATACATATCAGACCTAAAATTAGTTTGGTAACACAATTTGACAAGCAGAAACCATAATTCATCAGCAGAATAGTACAAAGACTACCCTCTTATTTGTTCTCACCAAACAAAAACATTTCTAAGAACACTTTGCTCATATCATGCCAATTAGCTCACCAGTTTCACAAATTCTCAATGCCACACTCACCGCATTTCTTGATTCTGGTCAGAAGAAAGCTCATAGCTTTGCAGCAAGGACAGCGAGGTTACCAACCTGGGCAGGGAAGCGGCCACGGAAGGCACTGGGAACAAGGTCAGCCCCACCGTCAGAGTCAGCTTGGTAGGGCCCGTAGAGGTGCTTGGTGTCGAAGTCGTATAGGAAGAGCGCTGCCCCGCACCGGATCCGGGAGACAGCCTCCAGACTCCCCCGTGGCAGGCCAAGCACCCGGTGGCGGTAGCAGTCGGGCTTTGTGGCACCGCTGCACATGAAGATGAAACCTGCCAGTGAAGCAGCGGTGGTGGAGAAAGCTCCAGGGTGGGCATGGTCCTCTGCTACCACTGCCAAGGAGTGCATTTGCTTGTGCAGCAGTGGGGAGGTGGGTTCGGGAAGTGAGGACTGGCTCGCCATGGAGGTGGCTGGAGCAGAATAGGTAGTTGGAGGTGGCTGTGCCAGATGAATTGAAAGAGGCTGAGAAGCCGGAGCAGGAGGCCAGTTATCAACATCATGTGGGGGTGATGATTTTGGAAGCAAAGTAATTGGTTGAAACAATGAGCTCAATTTCTCAACCTACAACAGAAACCAATAGCATATGAAGTAGTTACCTTGTTACTCATATAGTTTATAACCAAAAATGTAAAACTAATATGATTGACTGGCAATGGCAATACAGACGATAAATATATAATCTGTCACATTCCTGCTACCAAGTACCAACTAAACTGTGATATGAAAGGACAAGACTCATAACTCatgaaaaacaaaaagaaaagcatAAAACAAAAGATGAAAATGTTCTCATCATGCCTCAATTTTTCTTCGCTGCATTTTTTCACTTCTCAGGATGAACAGTGTAGCTTCACAACTGAAAGGCTAAATACATCAAGAAAACCTACTGTGCCCCAATGGCCAACATTGCTGAGCATCCAAGCTCCATTTCAGATGCAATAGGTATATAAAATAATGGGCATTGAAAATATACTCCCTTCCCAAAATATAGTTTTCGAAAATTTCTGACACATTACTCATCCAAAGAAATGACTGTGTTACCCCTAAGTACTTCTAGCAATTGTGATTGAAAACCttgttatttatttggttttctggatcctcaatgaatgcatatgcattggaactagaaaagtaatatctactaaatatttgattggctcTATGTGTTTTCCTATACAATGTTTTCTTGGTACTtggtattgctttaattagatggatctcattacaagctaaaacaacacttattttgggacggagggagtaggctTCAGGCCTCAAAATTCAAACATATAACATAGCAAGATGGATGAAATCCCTCAGACCAGTAAGAGCAAATTCAGAAGGAAAAGATTACATACAAGTTTTATGATTCCATTTCCGCAAACTATCAGTTCAACTAGACAAAATAAGATACAAATTACAGACAAGTTTCATATCTATCAATGGTCATCCTAACTTTATTCCAATGGGGTGGCTTAAGTACAGGTTCTTAAAAAAGCTAATGTCCACATGttataaattaaaataatgTTGGTCAATCGGCATAATTCATTTCATCTCAAGAACATAACAACAGAACATAAGGATTGAAATTTGACTTATTCAAACTTACTTGTGTAGAGGTAAGCTCTGGGCTGAACTTCCCTTTGAAATAGTTCTCCTTTATAGCACTTCTTAGGCTACTCTCAGGGAGCGGCACGAAATCACCATCGATCATAAATTTAACCTACACGTATAAATAACGGTGACCTTTATTCCATTGAGAACACTGTACAGCTAATCAGTGAGGTTATTTGCTATATGCTATTACATAGTTCTAAATGCAGCTAGAAGGTATATAACGTGTGCCAAGAGAATAAAAATTTAAGAAAACCGAAATGACAGCAATTAATTTGCACCAAAAGATTATCTTATATTCAGAGAGCTCATTGATATCCTCCTTGTAAGGGATGTAAGAAGATGAACCACCGAGTGAATGCTATTGGTTCCTCCAAGTCTCAACTCTAAACTCCCAACATGCTCACCCGAGAAGAGAAGCACTGAAAGGCACAACAATCCATTCTTAACCTTAGATCTTTAGCCCTAGACCCAAATTGTTCTCCACATCTTCAAGAGCAGACAGGCAGTCTGGTGGGATCCAAGGACAGTGCTGGAATGCCACATGTCCCAGCAAGGTGCTTTACACTGTAGGCCTCTGTTATCTCATCACAGAACCAGCAAAAATTGACTCACCATCCCCACTTAATGAGGCTACCTGCCATCCAATATAACGCAATGCGTTGGAAATTTGCTCCTGAATAGACATTTCATAAACATATATGAGCAATAGACGTTATATATCCTCCTGCTTGTAATAGCATACCTATGGTTAGCATATTATATCTTTAATAGTATTAAATAATTATCTTACATGCAAACAATCACTATAGGCCAAGTATATTATCCCCTACCTAGCAAATATCTATAATGGTAATAGCCTCATGGTTAAcctattaaaaatattaaagagATAAAACTTCAGTTTTTCCCTAACAAAGCAAAATTTTGAAACTTGACTGTACAAGATAAACATATCCTCTCAATAAGACAGAATAGGAGATAACTGATGGCTCTCATAAATAGCACTTGTATTCAATAGTTGCCCCATGGGAGCAATATATATGAGTATGTGAGGAGTACACAAATAGGACTCTACCAACATATAAGTAAAGGACCCTATATTCCTAACAACAGCAAGCCAAAAATATCGCCTTTTTAATGCCATCAAAAACCACTATAAAAGGTCACTTAGATTTGCCGTTTTCTCCTTCACATTATTGCAATGAGTTAGAAGGTACAGGTGCAACAGTATATGAAGAGATTCCATGAAACCTAGAACTGCACAAATGCTTTAACATTCCAAGTAACAGGTAAGCTTATATTCCATTAAAACCATCTTAATCTGCCTAAGCTGTTGTTGGTGATGAAAAACAACTTCATAGACACAATATCAAGCAGAAAAGAAcaaatcaacaacaacaacaacaacaaaaagagAGGAACAAATAACTGCATCCTCATATCGAACTAGCTCAACAGAACTGATTCGGAGGACACACGGGTAACACGCTTGCCTGATCCATGGCAGAAGAGAAAACCGCTCATTCAACAGAACTGACCTAGCTCAGTTTGTTTTAGTTTTAGATTCTATAAAACTGCATAGCATTTTATTCACAAACACAACATAACATAAATTACTCAAGGCCCAAACTAAACGTCAACCTCGGACCGCACACTTTcagtttgatgataggattcatcgaCATAAATCTTAATCCATCATACCCTATACAAACAACTTTTGACAACCTTCCTGAGTTCCGGTATCAGCATGATAGTCGAAAGACCACCCTCCAATTCGTTCTCGCCAACCACAAAAATTCGTATGCACAGTTCCACGCATTCCCATTCCCAATCCCATATAGCATTGGAGCGTGGGCAGCGAGGCTACCCACCTGCGCGGGAAAGCGGCCGCGGAAGGCGCCGGGGACGAGGTCGGCCCCGCCGTCGGAGTCGGCGCGGTAGGGCCCGTAGAGGAGCCTGGCGTCGAAGTCGTAGAGGAagaccgccgcgccgcgccggatcCGGGAGACGGCCTCCAGCTTCCCGCGGGGCAGGCCCAGCACCCGGTGCCGGTAGCAGTCGGCCTTCGTCGCGCCGCTGCAAACGAAGATGAaccccgccggcgacgccgcggccgcggaggaggcgccggggcggggggcgtcctccgccgccgccgcctccggcgggCGCGGCCTCTTGTgccgcggcggggagggggagggggagggggaggggtggcTCGCCATGGAGGCGGAGGGGTTAGGGTTTCGGACGTTTGGGTGGTCGGAGACGAAGCGGGGGTGCGCGTGGCCGTGGCGGTCGCTCTCTCATCTCACTCACCCACCGCCAACCGGCGCTCAGCTCAGGTAATCCGGATCCGGACAAGGAGAAGTCAACTGGACAACTGGTTGACAGGTGACTGGTAGCCCTTTTTTGATCTTTCGGGAAAAAAACTGGTAgcccttttatttttttattttttttaattttatttatttgtattTCGCCACTGGATGAAAGAAATAATAGGCAGTTGGGTACAAGCTTAAgctttttaataaaaaatataacagACAAGACCGGTCGGTCGCGCTACAACGCTCCGATAGAGAAAGAGACATTGTGCTACTTTTTGGTAGAAATAACTTCCGATCCTTTCGGTCTATCTGTTTTAGTTTCTCTAATAGTATAATATCCAATGCCAAATGATTATGTTTATGTTAATATTGGATGGGGACGTGGATGCACATGTGTCATGGCACAATGTGCACTAGCCTTGCAAGTTAGTAGTAGCATGTTTAAATAGTAGCTAGTTTATTTATGATGAGGACTTTTTAACCCATTAAATAGCTTGACCGTTTAACCTGTATAGCCAGGTTCGATTAATCATATGAACACAATATGTGTGATATAATTATCTATTATATTATATGAATCCTGAAAATCATTAGTGGTGTCTCATTGATATAATGGATACTTTATTTTTGTTATAGCATAACTTGAGACATGGCCAGCAGGGGTTACGATCCATTTCACAAGATCTAGTGCTGATTAAGGTCTCCTAAAAGCACTACTCGCGTACACTGTCGTTTAGCCCTTTTACACATCATTGCAATCAAGCAAATTTGAAGTTTAATTTGTGTTGGCACCAACAGCTTAGTCAACCcatattttccttttccttATTGTTTCTTTTTCAGTTTTTTGCAAATCAATTAATGCTCTTCACGAAAATTCTAAATGTAAGAAAACAAATCTCTTAATTTTGTAAATAATATGAACGATCAAAGCCACGAAGCACCCGAAACTAAGGCTCCGTACTGGGGACGGTAAAACCGTTCTCCAGTAGTTTTTACCGTATCAAACTACTACACCGGCATACTGGATGGCACCCGCTATCTTCGCGTATGCCTCCCGCTCCGCCAAATCTAGTGGGATATAGTGGAGCTACGCTACTACCGGCGCGGGGCTGCCTCTCGCCCTTCCGCGAGCGACGCTATGGCCTCTGCTCTCCGCTCCAAGCTCTGCCACGCCATGGCCTTCGCCACTACTCCGCTTCAAGCTCCAAGCTCCGCGCGTGCTGTTGTGCTCGAGGATGGGAGCAGAAAGggtggagggagcagggaggtggCTGGGGAGCCTAGGATTGGAGATTAGGGCCGCGGGCGCTGTCGCTACCGCCCCGCAATGATGCCGACGTCCACCGCCGCCTTGCGCAGGGCTCCACCTTCGCCGCTTCCCAAAGCCCGCACCGACCTCCTCTAACGCTCCTCGCGaccctccgtcgccgccgcggacccGCGTGGCCCTCCGCCCCGCGCACTTGGGCGGACCCTGCAGATGCCCAGCGCCTGCGCTCAGATccgccggagagggagagggagagggagagggaggggcgcccGGCCGAGCGGATCTAGGCCGGTGGAGGTTGAGGCGGAGCTAGTCCAGCAGACGTCGAGGCGGAAGGAGGGAAGCcggtggagagggagagggagaccggcgcgcgcgcgagctcTGCCGGTGGAGGGAGGGAGCCAGAGCTCCACCGCTCCGCGGCCGGCACGCAcgcgagagggagggagaaggaggagcAGAGCGCGACGCTGGggacgaccgccgccgccgcaggggagggagggagggaggggcggagGGCCGGCGGTGCTTGGTCCAGCGAGGGAAGGAGGGGCGGATGGGTGGAGGGAGAGGCCGGAGAGAGAAAGAATGGGAGTGAGAGATGGCTCGTGTGGGTAAAACTGACAAAATATAACATGTGGGTCTCTAGTAGTTGATATAGAGGGAGATATAGAGTATGGATGGATGCAGAAGAATTGAATATAGAGAAAAAAATCTCGATACCTAGAACAAAATATTTCATTTAGAAGATGAATATAAAGTATGACGAGTGTTAACAGACTAAGCATTGAGTGCCTCACCGCTCGCCACCCTCCACGCTGCACCGGCAATTCTTCGACCATTCGTCTAGTCACGAAGAAGTCAACCCCGTAAAGGTCCGAAACCCACAACCCTAATTCCTAACTCGAGCTCTCTAATGTCCAGAGAGAAGGAGGTGCAGCGGAATAAGCTGACAACCTCGGTGGAGAAGAAGATAGCACCGATCTCCCCGCTAGATCTAATGGTACGAAATTCAACATATACATTTTTACATCCTAATAAATCTGTTTATAGGTTTGTAGCAAAACTCGTTACAAATTTTCATTTTCTTGACAGAATATACGCTTCACTACAAAGTAACATCAATCCGACAGCAAACTAGTCCATTCGGAGTTTGAGTCTCGACTGTCTAGTCCGAACTCAACCTGGCAGTCTCGCAAATAAAGCCGCAACAATCTTCCGGCTTTGCCCTATATAACTGCCTGTCTCTCTCGATCAACGACTTGCCTCGAGATGGCAGTTATCCCGTGGGGGCGGATCCCCGCGGGGACCCGACCCGAAGGCCTAGTTTGGGAGTTTGATTTCCCGCCGGGATCCGGCGTTTTTCCCGAGTAGGCGGCCCGCATGGAAATTTGACCTTGACCCGGGTCTAATTTCACCGCTGTTTGGGAACCCATTCGTCGGGGCAGCTTATCCCGACCCCTGCGATTTCCCCGGGGCAGCTTCTCCCTACCACGAGGGTCCGGGCGAGGCTTCCCCGAGCGGCGTCGCAGGCGAATCGACTCGAGGAggtgcctcgccgccgccgctccttctCCATCCAGGTGCCGCCGTCCCGCTTCCGTCCaggggccgccgcccctgcgcatccgtccgtgcgccgccgcccctccgcatCCGTCCGGgcaccgccgcccctccgcaTCTGCCCCCAACCACTGCCGATCCACCTCCCCGTCGACCGCAGCGCCGCCACATCGACACCTCGACCTGGGTCACGCCCTCTGCATCCACACAACACCTCCTTGTCTTCCTCGTCACCACATATGAATTCTCCCTCCATCTTCTCCTCTTATAGCCTAGGGTTTGTAGTCATGGCCGTGATGAGTTCTTGCAGTTACAATCATTGTAGATCCGTTCAAGATCCTGTAAGTCTCTATTCAATCATGTAACAGTTTGGCACCCACGAGCCTACACGATTGGTTGATAAAACAGCATTACCTGCAGCTATCTATGGTATCTTTGCTAATTGTCTGAATCTTAGGTCTTACTGAATATTTCTTTCTCATAAAGTGATTGTgctttattttaaattataggaTACAAAAGTCCAATGCATTGTACATTGTCCTCAGATTTCCTCAGGTTTTGAAGTTTGTTTGTCATTCAGGGATGGCCTGGATGTTAAGTATGTTATGTTTGTGGACAGATTAGTATCTTGCATATTAGTGCAGCTCCTTTTTGGTCAATTGTTCAATGTGCTGCACTTATGTACTACTAAAAATTTCTAGATATGCAATTATGtactagaaaaaaataaagaagaaaataTTAGATATTATCTAGATGCCAAAGGGCCTCTAGCTGAATTGGTTAGGAGAACCCAGCggcactcctcaggtcctgggttcgactccccgtgggagcgaatttcaggttgaggttaaaaaaatcccctcgctgtgtctccctttgaggatgtCCCGGCCTGTGGTAACGGTGCGGCCCAGCCTGGGGGCTGTGGCAGTGGTCGCCGGCCTAGGTTACGGTGCAGGCCTTGGGTGAGgccggggttcgggggttttctcggcctGGCGTCGAGAGTTCTTCTCTGTATGACAATACCgttggggcggtctttccccagccggcc
The genomic region above belongs to Panicum virgatum strain AP13 chromosome 8N, P.virgatum_v5, whole genome shotgun sequence and contains:
- the LOC120686147 gene encoding protein transport protein sec31-like isoform X1, with product MASHPSPSPSPSPPRHKRPRPPEAAAAEDAPRPGASSAAAASPAGFIFVCSGATKADCYRHRVLGLPRGKLEAVSRIRRGAAVFLYDFDARLLYGPYRADSDGGADLVPGAFRGRFPAQVKFMIDGDFVPLPESSLRSAIKENYFKGKFSPELTSTQVEKLSSLFQPITLLPKSSPPHDVDNWPPAPASQPLSIHLAQPPPTTYSAPATSMASQSSLPEPTSPLLHKQMHSLAVVAEDHAHPGAFSTTAASLAGFIFMCSGATKPDCYRHRVLGLPRGSLEAVSRIRCGAALFLYDFDTKHLYGPYQADSDGGADLVPSAFRGRFPAQVKFMIDGNFMPIPESSLKSAIKENYSKGKFSLELTSTQVEKLRALFQPITSLPQSSSPHDVDNCPPATAFLPPPALPAQPPATACLPPPALSVQPPAYANHPTAYVAPPAAHLMPPEAYAPPCSYTQPAMRTYDVPTTVYGYQAGYAASDPTYPYVEAPLPFPLYGQYSMSQHVLAPVYSTASYYQHDPYQPGNVNSYYQQSTNERAAYVAGHDMDAANLQHVGY